In Candidatus Binataceae bacterium, a single genomic region encodes these proteins:
- a CDS encoding MMPL family transporter, translated as MAVGERTAHFLIRYRWHYIALCGLITVLALVGSMRMEFRTSFSDLLPKHSTIIDTFKQYSQFSTPINVEILIKVKKGTIYTPDTLARIWRLTRAIDLIPSIDHVTITSIASSKVRVTRATPEGAESVPVMPDIPPKDEAGALAVRDRARIAPGVTNILVSPDEKAAMLSAGFHENGIDFMQVWNRVHEMLDKEADPNIEYYPAGRVMLIGWVYYYGEQAAWIFLLSFALITIAHVDYMRSLAGAATPLIACALSAIWGVGAGGWMGLNLEPLTLVVPVLLIARALSHSLQMTRRYYEILYEVKDKNQAAGAALASMFAPACLGIMCDVAGLYMTILAPIPIVQKLGVLCGTWSL; from the coding sequence ATGGCAGTCGGTGAAAGAACCGCTCATTTTCTGATCCGCTACCGCTGGCACTATATCGCGCTGTGCGGCTTGATAACCGTGCTCGCCCTGGTTGGCAGCATGCGGATGGAGTTCAGGACCTCGTTCTCGGACCTTCTGCCCAAGCACAGCACCATCATCGACACCTTCAAGCAGTATTCCCAGTTCTCCACCCCCATCAACGTTGAAATCCTGATCAAGGTCAAAAAAGGCACGATCTACACTCCCGACACGCTCGCTCGCATCTGGCGTCTGACCCGCGCGATCGACCTCATCCCCAGCATCGACCACGTCACCATAACCTCCATCGCGTCGAGCAAAGTCCGCGTCACCAGAGCCACGCCCGAGGGCGCCGAGTCGGTTCCGGTGATGCCCGACATACCGCCCAAGGATGAGGCGGGAGCGCTGGCGGTGCGGGATCGCGCGCGCATCGCTCCCGGCGTGACCAACATCCTGGTCTCGCCCGACGAAAAGGCGGCGATGCTCTCGGCCGGCTTCCACGAAAACGGCATCGACTTCATGCAGGTCTGGAACCGTGTGCACGAGATGCTGGACAAGGAGGCGGACCCGAATATCGAGTACTACCCGGCCGGCCGGGTCATGCTGATCGGCTGGGTTTACTACTACGGCGAGCAGGCGGCATGGATCTTCCTGCTCTCCTTCGCGCTGATCACGATCGCGCACGTCGATTACATGCGGAGCCTCGCCGGCGCCGCCACCCCGCTCATCGCCTGCGCGCTCTCGGCCATCTGGGGCGTCGGCGCGGGCGGCTGGATGGGGCTCAACCTTGAGCCGCTGACCCTGGTCGTGCCGGTCTTGCTCATCGCGCGCGCGCTCAGCCACTCGCTGCAGATGACGCGGCGCTACTATGAAATTCTTTACGAGGTCAAGGATAAGAACCAGGCGGCCGGCGCCGCGCTGGCCTCGATGTTCGCGCCGGCCTGCCTCGGCATCATGTGCGACGTCGCGGGCCTCTACATGACCATCCTTGCGCCGATCCCGATCGTGCAGAAACTCGGCGTGTTGTGCGGAACCTGGTCGCT
- a CDS encoding kelch repeat-containing protein: MRIIGKIVRQAEMVRRVTVPAICSFAIALVTLIAAAAPARAGTFSLTAEIDPARQYHTATLLPSGKVLVAGGYGSGGVGWLIDCQLYDPEKGEFGLTGRLTTRRDAHTATLLPNGKVLVAGGEEVNEGGFSVLLASAELYDPGSGLFANTGSMITGRELHTATLLSNGKVLIAGGEDAKGYAVTRSELYDSGIGAFTPTGSLSVGRYGHTATMLANGEVLIAGGERIDEDGFDIALASAEIYNPSTGRFTPTGSMRSARKHHTATLLHDGRVLVAGGEDNNGHALESAEVYNPGSGAFQTVGRMMAAHDSHTATLLGDGRVLIAGGFSGASGVTAAAELFDPAGNRFEGTGSMHIAREFFTATLMSDGRVLMVGGFGFNASSGFDLVGPCEIYSP, encoded by the coding sequence ATGCGTATCATCGGCAAAATCGTGCGACAGGCCGAAATGGTTAGACGAGTGACGGTCCCGGCGATCTGCAGCTTTGCGATTGCCCTGGTGACGCTCATCGCAGCTGCAGCGCCCGCGCGCGCTGGCACTTTCAGCCTCACCGCAGAAATCGACCCCGCCCGCCAGTACCATACCGCGACCCTCTTGCCCAGCGGGAAGGTGCTGGTCGCCGGCGGCTACGGCAGCGGCGGCGTCGGATGGCTCATCGATTGCCAGCTCTACGATCCGGAAAAGGGCGAATTCGGTCTGACCGGCAGGCTCACTACGCGGCGCGACGCCCATACGGCGACCCTGCTCCCCAATGGCAAAGTGCTGGTAGCCGGCGGCGAGGAGGTCAACGAGGGCGGCTTCTCGGTTCTGCTCGCCAGCGCTGAACTCTACGACCCCGGAAGCGGCCTGTTTGCAAACACGGGTTCGATGATCACCGGGCGCGAGCTGCACACCGCGACCCTGCTCTCCAACGGCAAGGTGCTGATCGCGGGCGGCGAGGACGCCAAGGGCTACGCCGTCACCCGCTCGGAACTCTACGACTCGGGGATTGGCGCGTTCACACCCACCGGCAGCCTGAGCGTCGGCCGCTACGGACACACGGCGACGATGCTTGCGAACGGCGAGGTGCTGATCGCGGGCGGCGAGCGGATCGACGAAGACGGTTTCGATATCGCGCTCGCCAGCGCCGAGATCTACAACCCGTCCACGGGCAGGTTTACTCCGACCGGGAGCATGCGCAGCGCGCGCAAGCATCACACGGCGACGCTTCTGCACGACGGACGCGTGCTGGTGGCCGGCGGCGAAGACAACAACGGCCACGCGCTCGAGAGCGCCGAGGTGTACAACCCGGGCAGCGGTGCGTTCCAGACCGTCGGGCGCATGATGGCTGCGCATGACAGCCATACCGCGACGCTGCTCGGCGACGGGCGCGTGCTCATCGCCGGCGGCTTCAGCGGCGCGAGCGGTGTTACAGCAGCGGCCGAGCTGTTCGACCCGGCGGGCAACCGCTTCGAAGGCACGGGCAGCATGCACATCGCGCGCGAGTTCTTCACCGCAACGCTGATGAGCGACGGGCGCGTGCTGATGGTCGGCGGGTTCGGCTTCAACGCGTCGAGCGGGTTCGATCTGGTCGGGCCGTGCGAGATTTACTCTCCGTAA
- a CDS encoding vWA domain-containing protein produces the protein MPLYAVVIIAMASVAALAFVLSRIMARRNAPPAGVYEDEARIDEAGHSIRDALRFLIGPFPLSVALHVLLLLVLIATIKVQNARELLMVTLQQVGGGGGSKHDEMRDVDMPEMTMPDTMPQMVVPKVAPEISHTVVQPTRTYVRDASAGGIGTGGGNGIGSGSGPGMGTGFGGFIGELRRKGLDIVLVIDDTGSMDLIINDVRDRMDELVMAIHRLVPIARIGIVVFGGRSERVDIEPLTISSHRLQTFLSGIAAKGHGSQGDVYSACVTAVNQMNWKPYAKKVIVLVGDSPPRFEDYGPLLSLIARFRAQDGTFNAIDVSAEEHERYEREFWLKTHSGRPPGEAISPLAEFYQDTRETYKMLAAAGGGGMRPLTQNVHINEQVLILALGAQWQGNLAAFGRQITENEQ, from the coding sequence ATGCCGCTTTACGCTGTAGTCATTATCGCGATGGCTTCGGTCGCCGCCCTCGCCTTCGTGCTGAGCCGGATCATGGCGCGGCGCAACGCGCCGCCGGCCGGCGTTTACGAGGACGAAGCGCGCATCGACGAAGCCGGCCACAGCATTCGCGACGCGTTGCGCTTTCTGATCGGGCCGTTCCCGCTCTCGGTCGCCCTACATGTGCTCCTGCTGCTGGTCCTGATCGCGACCATCAAGGTGCAGAACGCGCGCGAGCTGCTGATGGTCACGCTGCAGCAGGTCGGTGGCGGTGGCGGCTCGAAGCACGACGAAATGCGCGACGTCGACATGCCCGAGATGACCATGCCGGACACGATGCCGCAGATGGTGGTGCCGAAGGTCGCGCCTGAAATCTCACACACCGTGGTGCAACCGACGCGCACCTACGTTCGCGACGCATCGGCGGGCGGAATCGGCACCGGCGGCGGCAACGGGATCGGTTCGGGCTCAGGGCCCGGGATGGGCACCGGGTTCGGCGGTTTCATCGGCGAGCTGAGACGCAAAGGGCTCGACATCGTGCTCGTGATCGACGACACCGGTTCGATGGACCTGATCATCAATGACGTGCGCGACCGGATGGACGAGCTGGTGATGGCGATTCACCGCCTGGTCCCGATTGCACGCATCGGCATCGTGGTCTTCGGCGGCCGCAGCGAACGCGTGGACATCGAGCCGCTGACAATTTCCAGCCATCGGCTGCAGACCTTTCTGAGCGGCATCGCCGCCAAGGGCCACGGTTCGCAGGGCGATGTTTATTCGGCGTGCGTAACCGCGGTCAACCAGATGAACTGGAAACCATACGCCAAGAAGGTGATCGTGCTGGTTGGCGACTCTCCCCCGCGCTTCGAGGACTACGGCCCGCTGCTCTCGCTGATCGCCCGCTTCCGTGCGCAGGACGGCACGTTCAACGCCATCGACGTCTCGGCCGAAGAGCACGAGCGCTACGAGCGCGAATTCTGGCTCAAGACGCACAGCGGCCGCCCGCCGGGCGAAGCGATCTCGCCGCTGGCCGAGTTTTACCAGGACACGCGCGAGACCTATAAGATGCTCGCCGCGGCGGGCGGCGGCGGGATGCGCCCGCTGACCCAGAACGTGCACATCAACGAGCAGGTGTTGATCCTCGCGCTCGGCGCGCAGTGGCAGGGCAACCTGGCCGCCTTCGGCCGCCAGATAACCGAAAACGAACAATGA